In Calderihabitans maritimus, the genomic window CATAAGCCAACACCCCTCACACCATCATACTTTGTCTATTGTTTTATACTTCTCAAGCCCTTGAAAATCTAATACTTTCGATAGCATAAAAAGAAAAGGCGACCACCGTCGCCCTAGGCATTCAATTTTTCCTTGGCTACTTCAACTAACTTGGAGAAAGCTTTATGGTCGTGCACAGCCAATTCGGCCAACATTTTTCGGTTAATTTCTATTCCCGCTTGTTTAAGGCCGTTAATAAAGCGGCTGTAAGACAAACCGTTTAATCTTGCAGCAGCATTAATTCTAGCTATCCACAGTTTCCGAAAATCACCTTTTCTCTTTTTGCGGTGAGCATAAGCATAAGCCAAAGATTTTAAAACTTGCTCGTTAGCCGGTCGGAACAATTTCGATTTAGCTCCCCAGTATCCTTTAGCCAATTTAAGAATTTTTTTATGACGTCTTCGTTTTGTAACTCCCCTTTTAACGCGCGGCATAAAAACTACCCCCTTCCAATGTTCCTA contains:
- the rplT gene encoding 50S ribosomal protein L20 is translated as MPRVKRGVTKRRRHKKILKLAKGYWGAKSKLFRPANEQVLKSLAYAYAHRKKRKGDFRKLWIARINAAARLNGLSYSRFINGLKQAGIEINRKMLAELAVHDHKAFSKLVEVAKEKLNA